One region of Priestia megaterium genomic DNA includes:
- a CDS encoding AmiS/UreI family transporter has translation MDQIGLLLSGAALFLNGLMLLGKADEKNVGVFNLFVGAFQVIAPFYLIITSDQSNWILYERTAIFLFGLTYLYVGVTVLKGMQGTGLGYYSLWVSIIALVYVTVSLVHYHDVVNAITWILWSFLWFLFYVLNTSKKDVSAYVGKVAIVQSWVTLTIPALFSLTGVWGNKDMYNMWGIVLVASIIYFVYVGYRLFFSQPKKMILK, from the coding sequence ATGGATCAAATTGGACTATTGCTGTCAGGTGCAGCTTTATTTTTAAACGGACTGATGCTGCTTGGAAAAGCAGATGAAAAAAATGTAGGCGTATTTAACCTATTTGTTGGAGCTTTTCAAGTTATTGCTCCGTTTTATTTAATTATTACGTCAGACCAAAGCAACTGGATTTTATATGAAAGAACGGCAATCTTTTTATTTGGCCTCACGTATTTATATGTAGGCGTGACGGTATTAAAAGGAATGCAGGGAACGGGGCTGGGCTATTATTCACTTTGGGTATCGATTATCGCTTTAGTGTACGTTACGGTTTCTCTTGTTCACTATCATGACGTAGTGAATGCCATTACATGGATTCTTTGGTCGTTTTTATGGTTTTTATTTTATGTGCTTAATACGAGCAAAAAAGATGTATCTGCATATGTAGGGAAAGTGGCGATTGTACAGTCTTGGGTGACCTTAACAATCCCAGCGCTGTTTTCGCTAACGGGCGTATGGGGAAATAAAGATATGTACAATATGTGGGGAATTGTGTTGGTAGCTTCCATCATTTATTTTGTATACGTAGGATATCGACTATTCTTTTCTCAGCCGAAAAAAATGATTTTGAAATAA